The following proteins come from a genomic window of Gynuella sunshinyii YC6258:
- the nhaD gene encoding sodium:proton antiporter NhaD, which yields MLNIILVALAVVALLGVVLEEKIHINKAKTTLFVGTISWIILFISSSGTEGHESVIDALGENIAEIASLWLFLLAAMTFVAYLNKKGMIENMIYIILPNRISERALMFLVAIFCFVFSSLADNITATLVSMALILSLRLSDKKTIKFATLVVFSVNSGGVSLITGDVTTLMVFLAGKVSIIDLLYLIAPALAAVMVLAVALSMTASSETIEISRSHSKEVRQVDMLIGITFLCTIVGTILLNIFFQIPPVLTFLTGLSLMFLIARFFNEDIDEDPIMEYIRIIEFETLMFFLGVLMIVGVLKEIHVLNSLVQIYHVLPPFAANYLMGLLSAAIDNVPLTAALLKAGIDMAKPEWMVLTYSVGVGGSLLVIGSAAGVVAMSKVKGLTFGAYIRYFPLLLLSYTLGCLAVYGMGQLVFT from the coding sequence ATGTTGAATATTATTCTGGTTGCTCTTGCAGTTGTCGCCTTGCTGGGTGTAGTGCTGGAAGAAAAAATTCATATCAACAAAGCAAAGACAACGTTATTCGTAGGGACTATCTCCTGGATCATTCTGTTTATCAGTTCCTCCGGAACGGAAGGTCATGAGTCAGTTATCGATGCTCTGGGTGAGAATATTGCCGAAATTGCCAGCCTTTGGTTGTTCCTGCTGGCGGCCATGACGTTCGTCGCTTACCTGAATAAAAAAGGGATGATCGAAAACATGATATACATCATCCTGCCCAACCGGATCAGCGAGCGGGCGTTGATGTTTCTGGTGGCAATATTCTGCTTTGTATTCTCCTCGCTGGCTGACAACATCACCGCGACATTGGTTTCCATGGCATTGATTTTGTCGTTGCGATTGTCCGATAAGAAAACCATCAAGTTTGCTACCCTGGTGGTTTTTTCGGTCAACTCGGGTGGGGTGTCATTGATCACCGGTGATGTGACCACGCTGATGGTCTTCCTGGCCGGCAAGGTATCCATTATTGATTTGCTCTATCTGATTGCGCCTGCTCTGGCGGCAGTCATGGTTCTGGCCGTGGCGTTGTCCATGACCGCATCGAGTGAAACCATTGAGATCAGTCGCAGTCACTCCAAAGAAGTGCGCCAGGTGGATATGCTGATCGGCATCACCTTCCTGTGTACGATTGTCGGTACGATCCTGCTGAATATTTTCTTCCAGATTCCACCGGTGCTGACCTTCCTGACCGGATTGTCGTTGATGTTCCTGATTGCCCGTTTCTTCAATGAAGACATCGATGAAGATCCGATCATGGAATATATCCGTATTATTGAGTTTGAAACCCTGATGTTCTTCCTGGGGGTTTTGATGATTGTTGGAGTGCTGAAAGAAATTCATGTGCTCAACAGTCTGGTACAGATTTACCACGTATTGCCGCCATTCGCTGCGAACTACCTGATGGGGCTGTTGTCTGCTGCGATTGATAACGTGCCGTTGACAGCCGCATTGTTAAAAGCCGGTATCGATATGGCCAAACCAGAGTGGATGGTATTAACGTACTCTGTTGGAGTCGGTGGATCCCTGTTGGTCATTGGTTCAGCGGCGGGTGTAGTGGCCATGAGTAAAGTGAAGGGGCTGACGTTCGGGGCATACATTCGCTATTTCCCGCTGTTGTTGCTCTCTTACACGCTTGGATGTCTGGCAGTGTATGGTATGGGACAGCTGGTGTTCACCTGA
- a CDS encoding ABC transporter ATP-binding protein: MQGHHPRLSLWNITKRYPGCIANQSVSLSVQPGEIHALLGENGAGKSTLMKIIYGVTHADEGSIIWEGKEVDIHAPTDARKLGIGMVFQHFSLFETLSVAENIALAYSESSLTIGELSEKILTVSQRYGMPLEPDRLVHTLSVGERQRLEIIRCLIQDVKLLILDEPTSVLTPQEADSLFDVLRALAAEGCSILFISHKLNEVKALCHKASVLRQGQNVGEADVATATVNELASLMVGAQTQLEREYEKRLGSETLLALQGLSHVSDDPFGVSLKNLNMEIRAGEILGIAGVAGNGQEELFSILSGEMLCQQPQQLTINGRAIGRLNPAQRRSFGMAYVPPERNGRGAIPEFSLEENGLLTSPMTGPAGWLKLKQIRQFANQVISTFGVKCHHSRSPASSLSGGNLQKFIIGREILQQPKVLIAAHPTWGVDFGSAKTIHEALIELRNNGAAVVIISEDLDELFQISDRMSALFHGRLAPVKPTTEVTIDEVGRWMAGVFDQEQAA; this comes from the coding sequence GTGCAAGGTCACCATCCCAGACTTAGTCTTTGGAATATCACCAAGAGATATCCCGGATGTATCGCCAATCAAAGTGTTTCTTTATCCGTTCAGCCCGGTGAAATCCATGCTTTGCTTGGAGAGAACGGTGCTGGCAAAAGCACGCTGATGAAAATCATCTATGGAGTCACCCATGCCGATGAAGGTTCAATCATCTGGGAAGGAAAAGAGGTGGATATTCATGCGCCTACGGATGCCCGGAAATTGGGCATTGGTATGGTATTTCAACATTTTTCCCTGTTTGAAACACTTTCCGTTGCCGAAAATATAGCCCTGGCCTATTCAGAGTCCAGCCTGACGATTGGCGAACTCAGCGAAAAAATACTTACTGTCAGCCAACGCTATGGTATGCCTTTGGAGCCTGATCGGCTGGTTCATACTTTATCGGTAGGTGAACGTCAGCGGTTGGAGATTATTCGCTGTCTGATTCAGGACGTTAAACTGTTGATTCTTGATGAGCCGACTTCAGTACTGACGCCCCAGGAGGCCGATTCTCTGTTTGACGTGCTCAGAGCGCTTGCCGCCGAAGGCTGCTCAATTCTGTTTATCAGTCACAAACTCAACGAAGTCAAAGCGCTATGTCATAAGGCTTCGGTATTGCGCCAGGGACAAAATGTCGGAGAAGCTGATGTGGCGACGGCTACCGTTAATGAACTGGCCAGTCTGATGGTGGGGGCACAGACCCAGCTGGAACGTGAATATGAAAAACGTCTGGGTTCAGAAACGCTACTGGCGTTGCAGGGATTATCCCATGTATCCGATGATCCGTTTGGTGTCAGCCTCAAGAATCTGAATATGGAAATCCGGGCCGGGGAAATCCTGGGTATCGCCGGTGTGGCCGGTAACGGCCAGGAAGAGTTGTTCAGTATTTTGTCCGGAGAAATGCTGTGTCAGCAGCCGCAACAGTTAACCATTAACGGCCGGGCCATAGGCAGATTGAACCCGGCACAGCGACGCTCCTTCGGCATGGCCTATGTTCCACCTGAGCGCAATGGCCGTGGTGCCATTCCTGAATTCTCATTGGAGGAAAATGGTCTGCTGACATCACCGATGACCGGTCCGGCCGGCTGGCTGAAACTGAAACAGATTCGTCAGTTTGCCAATCAGGTGATTTCCACGTTCGGTGTAAAGTGCCATCACTCACGTTCTCCGGCATCGAGTTTGTCCGGTGGTAATCTGCAAAAATTTATTATTGGTCGGGAAATTCTTCAGCAACCCAAGGTACTGATCGCTGCACATCCGACCTGGGGTGTTGATTTCGGTTCCGCGAAAACCATCCATGAAGCGTTGATTGAGTTGCGAAATAATGGGGCAGCTGTGGTGATTATTTCTGAAGATCTGGATGAGCTGTTTCAGATCAGTGATCGGATGTCGGCATTGTTCCATGGCCGGCTGGCACCGGTTAAACCGACCACTGAGGTAACCATTGATGAGGTGGGCCGCTGGATGGCCGGTGTATTTGATCAGGAGCAGGCAGCATGA
- a CDS encoding BMP family ABC transporter substrate-binding protein, with protein MIQLMSRWLLATVVALASAFSLADDPMKVGFVYIGPVGDHGWTYEHERGRKLMQEHFGDKVETTFVENVPEGQDAERVIRRLAQAGNKIIFTTSFGYMNPTAKVAKQFPNVYFEHATGYKRSNNMSTYVGRTYEGRWLSGTAAGMMTKTNVIGYIASFPIPEVIRDIDATYMAAKAVNPDVKIKIVWVSSWFDPPKEADAANTLIDQGVDVILQHTDSPAPVQVAERRGVKAVGQASDMSEFGPNAHMFSIVDNWAPHYIRTVEEVMNGTWKPEDYWGGFHDDLLTISSVNKNLPEDVVAKIAAELAKIESGELKPFTGPIKDNTGKVVVPAGHSLTDQELAAVNWYAEGIDDTIPQ; from the coding sequence ATGATCCAATTGATGTCCCGCTGGCTGCTGGCGACCGTGGTTGCGCTGGCCAGTGCTTTCAGTCTTGCTGATGACCCGATGAAAGTAGGGTTTGTTTATATTGGTCCGGTTGGTGACCATGGTTGGACCTACGAACATGAACGTGGTCGTAAACTGATGCAGGAACACTTTGGTGACAAAGTGGAAACCACATTTGTGGAAAACGTACCAGAAGGTCAGGACGCGGAGCGTGTGATTCGCAGACTGGCTCAGGCGGGTAATAAAATCATATTTACCACATCGTTTGGCTATATGAATCCAACGGCTAAAGTCGCCAAACAATTCCCGAATGTTTATTTTGAACATGCTACCGGTTACAAGCGCAGCAATAACATGAGCACCTATGTTGGTCGCACTTATGAAGGGCGTTGGTTGTCTGGTACCGCTGCTGGCATGATGACCAAGACCAACGTCATTGGCTATATTGCCTCTTTCCCCATCCCGGAAGTGATCCGTGATATCGATGCTACGTATATGGCTGCCAAAGCCGTCAATCCTGATGTCAAAATCAAGATTGTCTGGGTCAGCAGCTGGTTTGATCCACCAAAAGAAGCGGATGCCGCTAATACTCTGATCGATCAGGGCGTTGATGTCATCCTTCAACACACTGACAGTCCTGCACCGGTTCAGGTGGCAGAGCGTCGTGGTGTCAAAGCAGTCGGTCAGGCATCTGATATGAGCGAGTTTGGCCCTAATGCTCATATGTTTTCGATTGTGGATAACTGGGCGCCGCATTACATCAGAACCGTTGAAGAAGTTATGAATGGCACCTGGAAACCGGAAGACTACTGGGGTGGATTCCATGATGATCTGTTGACCATCAGTTCGGTCAATAAGAATCTGCCAGAAGATGTCGTTGCCAAAATTGCTGCAGAACTGGCCAAAATAGAGTCCGGGGAACTCAAACCTTTTACCGGCCCGATCAAAGATAATACCGGTAAGGTGGTTGTGCCGGCTGGTCATTCACTGACTGATCAGGAACTGGCCGCTGTGAATTGGTATGCGGAAGGTATAGACGACACTATTCCACAATAA
- the djlA gene encoding co-chaperone DjlA: MSWWGKIVGGAFGFLVGGPIGALLGVVFGHNVDVGAKHFTNIDGPDLSPGEQERVQMAFFTATFSVMGAVAKADGRVSKNEIAMAETVMQQMNLSAEMRQAAQKLFYKGKESDFPLEDVMKQLRSECGRRANLMRMFMEIQVQAAYADGVLHPSEDALLLRLCELLGFHEDVYRQIEALVKAAIGIGGDYQHSGHRAARAEQSMSRKEAFELLGIGSDSSQAEIKKAYRRLMSQHHPDKLVAKGLPEEMVKLATEKTQKIREAYELVRN; this comes from the coding sequence ATGAGCTGGTGGGGAAAAATAGTAGGTGGTGCTTTTGGCTTTTTGGTGGGAGGACCAATAGGTGCATTGCTGGGAGTGGTGTTTGGGCATAACGTTGATGTGGGTGCCAAACACTTTACCAATATAGACGGGCCTGACCTTTCTCCAGGAGAACAGGAACGAGTACAGATGGCTTTTTTCACTGCGACGTTTTCGGTGATGGGCGCGGTGGCCAAGGCGGATGGCCGGGTATCCAAAAATGAAATTGCCATGGCTGAGACGGTGATGCAGCAGATGAACCTGTCTGCAGAGATGCGCCAGGCTGCCCAAAAGCTGTTCTACAAAGGCAAGGAGTCGGATTTTCCCCTTGAAGATGTGATGAAACAGTTACGCAGTGAATGTGGCCGGCGCGCAAATCTGATGCGCATGTTCATGGAGATTCAGGTTCAGGCGGCGTATGCCGATGGTGTATTACACCCGAGTGAAGATGCATTGTTGTTGCGCTTATGTGAGTTGCTGGGGTTTCACGAAGATGTATATCGCCAGATTGAAGCACTGGTGAAAGCGGCTATCGGCATCGGCGGTGATTACCAGCATTCCGGCCATCGGGCCGCACGGGCAGAGCAGTCCATGTCCCGGAAGGAGGCGTTTGAACTGCTGGGTATAGGGTCAGACAGTTCACAGGCCGAAATCAAGAAGGCATATCGACGGTTAATGAGCCAACATCATCCCGACAAACTGGTTGCCAAAGGGTTGCCCGAGGAAATGGTCAAGCTGGCCACAGAAAAAACCCAGAAAATTCGCGAGGCCTATGAACTGGTGAGGAACTAA
- a CDS encoding ABC transporter permease, whose amino-acid sequence MSLKIERRPEPSELMRWLSPVLAIAGTLIVSAIFFALLGKSPQAVFYNFFVAPVQDIYGVTELAVKVAPLLMCAAGLVICYKANIWNIGAEGQFVFGGLIGGWVGLQFLETSSYWAIVPVMLSGMLAGACWAGIAALLKVHFNTNEILTTIMLNYVALNLLQYAVHGPLRDPAGFNFPESAMLSSMTAMPVIWPNTRVHLGIVIALLCCLLIWVVLSRLHLGFRIRVRGADEHAARFAGFSARSLTWVCLLASGGLAGLAGVIEVTGPIGQLIPTISPGYGYAAIIVAFLGRLNPVGIILSSIMMGLIYLGGELAQMNLNLPIAVTSLFQGLLLFFILASDLLVSHRLVWDSAKGATVRGS is encoded by the coding sequence ATGAGTTTGAAAATTGAAAGACGCCCTGAACCTTCTGAACTGATGCGCTGGTTGTCACCGGTACTGGCGATAGCCGGTACGTTGATCGTATCCGCTATATTTTTTGCGTTGCTGGGCAAATCACCGCAAGCCGTGTTTTATAACTTTTTCGTCGCCCCGGTTCAGGACATCTATGGCGTGACCGAACTGGCTGTCAAAGTGGCACCGCTGTTGATGTGTGCCGCCGGCCTGGTGATTTGTTACAAAGCCAACATCTGGAATATCGGCGCTGAGGGGCAATTTGTATTCGGCGGCCTGATTGGTGGCTGGGTCGGGCTGCAGTTTCTGGAGACCAGCTCATACTGGGCCATCGTTCCGGTTATGTTGTCCGGCATGTTGGCGGGCGCATGTTGGGCCGGTATTGCTGCACTGTTAAAAGTACATTTCAACACCAATGAAATTCTGACCACGATTATGCTGAACTACGTGGCGCTCAATCTGTTGCAGTATGCCGTTCACGGACCGCTGCGTGATCCGGCCGGATTTAACTTTCCCGAGTCGGCCATGCTGTCATCCATGACTGCCATGCCGGTGATATGGCCCAATACCCGTGTGCATCTGGGCATTGTGATTGCGCTGTTATGCTGCCTTTTAATTTGGGTGGTACTGTCACGTCTGCATCTGGGTTTCCGTATTCGGGTACGTGGTGCCGATGAACATGCCGCCCGGTTTGCAGGTTTCAGTGCCAGGTCGTTGACCTGGGTATGTTTGTTGGCCAGTGGTGGCTTGGCTGGACTTGCTGGCGTGATTGAAGTAACCGGACCTATCGGCCAGCTAATTCCAACGATCTCTCCCGGATATGGCTATGCTGCCATTATCGTCGCATTTCTGGGGCGTCTGAATCCGGTGGGAATTATTCTCTCCAGCATCATGATGGGATTGATTTATCTGGGTGGAGAACTGGCACAAATGAATCTCAATCTGCCTATCGCGGTGACCAGTCTGTTTCAGGGGCTGTTGCTGTTTTTCATTCTTGCGTCAGATCTGTTGGTAAGCCATCGCCTGGTGTGGGATTCGGCCAAAGGAGCGACTGTTCGTGGATCTTGA
- the nifS gene encoding cysteine desulfurase NifS, whose protein sequence is MADIYLDNNATTRVDPLVVEAMLPYFSEQFGNPSSLHSFGNKVGFAIKQARKQIQQLIGAEHESEIIFTSCGTESDTTAIMSALAAQPERKEVITTVVEHPAILSLVDHLESEGYTIHRLAVDNKGRLDLDEYRARLSDRVAIVSVMWANNESGTLFPVEKMAEMAADAGVMFHTDAVQAAGKIAINVAESDIHMLSISGHKLHAPKGIGVLYLKRGTRFRPYLRGGHQERGRRAGTENTASIIGLGKAAELAMIHMETENTEVRAMRDRLEQGLLSAIPYSFVTGDPDNRLPNTVSIAFEYIEGEAILLLLNKMGIAASSGSACTSGSLEPSHVMRAMGIPYTAAHGTVRFSLSRYNTMAEVERVIEAVPPIVAKLRKLSPYWGANGPIAEQGQEFAPAYG, encoded by the coding sequence ATGGCTGATATTTATCTTGATAACAATGCCACCACCCGGGTTGACCCGTTAGTGGTTGAGGCCATGCTACCGTATTTTTCTGAGCAGTTTGGCAATCCTTCGTCGCTGCACAGTTTTGGCAATAAAGTCGGCTTCGCGATTAAGCAGGCAAGAAAACAGATTCAGCAGCTGATCGGCGCAGAACATGAATCAGAAATTATCTTTACCTCCTGTGGTACAGAATCTGATACCACAGCCATTATGTCTGCTCTGGCAGCACAGCCGGAACGTAAAGAAGTTATTACTACGGTGGTCGAGCATCCGGCAATTCTGAGTCTGGTGGACCACCTCGAAAGCGAAGGATATACCATACATCGTCTGGCAGTGGATAACAAAGGACGGTTGGATCTGGATGAATATCGAGCACGTTTGTCCGATCGTGTTGCTATCGTCAGTGTGATGTGGGCGAACAATGAAAGTGGCACTTTGTTTCCAGTGGAGAAAATGGCCGAAATGGCGGCTGATGCGGGCGTCATGTTTCATACCGATGCCGTTCAGGCGGCTGGGAAAATTGCTATTAATGTCGCTGAAAGTGACATCCACATGTTATCCATTTCCGGCCATAAGCTGCATGCCCCCAAGGGTATCGGTGTGCTGTATTTGAAGCGTGGGACGCGTTTTCGCCCTTATCTGCGTGGTGGTCATCAGGAACGAGGGCGTCGTGCCGGTACCGAAAATACCGCCAGTATTATTGGCCTTGGTAAGGCCGCTGAGCTTGCCATGATTCATATGGAAACCGAGAACACTGAGGTCCGGGCTATGCGTGATCGCCTGGAACAGGGGTTGCTGTCAGCTATCCCTTACAGCTTTGTGACGGGTGACCCTGACAATCGATTGCCCAATACGGTCAGCATTGCCTTTGAATATATCGAAGGCGAAGCCATCCTGTTGTTACTCAATAAGATGGGAATTGCTGCATCGAGTGGCTCAGCCTGTACTTCCGGTTCTCTGGAACCCAGTCATGTGATGCGGGCTATGGGAATACCTTATACCGCCGCTCATGGAACCGTGCGGTTTTCCCTGTCCCGCTATAACACGATGGCAGAAGTTGAGCGGGTGATTGAAGCGGTTCCTCCTATTGTTGCCAAACTGCGGAAGTTATCACCCTATTGGGGAGCCAATGGGCCGATTGCAGAACAAGGACAGGAGTTTGCACCCGCCTACGGCTGA
- a CDS encoding ABC transporter permease: MDLDLITNILFAMIRIGTPLLLVALGELICEKSGVLNLGQEGMMLMGAVLGFIAASTTGSLFVGVCMAILGGVLMSLLFGFVVQVLNANQVATGLALTIFGTGLSAFIGYPYVGKTITGFEPVSIPLLSSIPLIGKPLFAHDVLVYFTFALFFAICWFVYKSRAGLKLKAVGENPHAARSIGLPVIRIRFMAIAFGGAMAGLAGAYLSLAYTPLWAENMSAGRGWIALALVVFATWRPERALIGAWLFGLASILHLVFQGLGFAVSPSLLAMLPYLVTILVLVLLSRDPIKQKLFTPASLGKPFRAGDSG, translated from the coding sequence GTGGATCTTGATTTAATCACCAATATTTTATTTGCCATGATACGTATCGGCACTCCGTTGCTGTTGGTTGCCCTGGGGGAACTAATCTGCGAAAAATCCGGCGTTCTGAATCTTGGTCAGGAAGGCATGATGCTGATGGGGGCGGTACTCGGATTTATTGCTGCGTCGACAACAGGCAGTCTGTTTGTGGGTGTTTGTATGGCTATACTGGGTGGCGTATTAATGTCTCTGCTGTTTGGTTTTGTGGTGCAGGTACTCAATGCCAATCAGGTGGCGACCGGACTGGCGCTAACTATTTTCGGTACCGGGCTAAGCGCTTTTATCGGTTATCCCTATGTGGGCAAAACCATTACCGGCTTTGAACCAGTGAGTATTCCGCTGCTGAGCTCGATTCCGTTGATTGGCAAGCCGCTGTTTGCTCATGACGTGCTAGTGTATTTTACCTTTGCGTTGTTTTTTGCAATTTGCTGGTTCGTCTATAAATCCCGTGCCGGATTAAAACTCAAAGCCGTTGGTGAAAACCCTCACGCAGCACGTTCAATCGGCTTGCCGGTAATTCGGATTCGTTTTATGGCCATTGCTTTTGGCGGTGCCATGGCAGGTCTGGCCGGTGCCTATCTGTCCCTGGCTTATACCCCTTTGTGGGCTGAAAACATGTCCGCCGGCAGGGGCTGGATTGCGCTGGCACTGGTGGTTTTTGCTACCTGGAGACCGGAGCGTGCATTAATTGGCGCCTGGTTGTTTGGTCTGGCAAGTATTCTGCATTTGGTTTTTCAGGGATTGGGTTTCGCCGTGTCCCCCAGTTTGTTGGCGATGTTGCCGTATCTGGTGACGATTCTGGTACTGGTACTATTGTCACGTGATCCAATCAAACAGAAGTTGTTTACCCCGGCTTCTCTGGGCAAGCCATTCAGGGCAGGAGATTCGGGTTGA
- a CDS encoding DUF1304 domain-containing protein, translating to MTIAISVLVALIALQHVLFLLVEMFLWNKPFGRKMFGLQEQFANDTKALAANQGLYNGFLAAGLFWSLVAGSPMATSLSVFFLGCVAVAGVFGGLTANIRIIWVQALPALVTLLLIWFRP from the coding sequence ATGACTATTGCCATTTCAGTATTGGTTGCTCTGATTGCCCTCCAGCATGTGTTGTTTCTGTTGGTGGAAATGTTTCTATGGAATAAACCCTTTGGCCGGAAAATGTTTGGTTTACAGGAACAGTTTGCCAATGACACCAAAGCACTTGCTGCCAATCAGGGGCTGTATAACGGTTTTCTGGCTGCGGGCCTGTTTTGGAGTTTAGTGGCAGGATCACCAATGGCCACGTCCCTGAGTGTTTTCTTTCTTGGCTGTGTTGCCGTTGCTGGTGTGTTTGGTGGGTTAACAGCTAATATCCGTATTATTTGGGTACAGGCACTGCCAGCATTAGTTACTTTGCTACTGATTTGGTTCCGACCATAA
- a CDS encoding HesB/IscA family protein, protein MINMTDNAIAAVSRFIASSTKPVLGLRIRVEGGGCSGFQYGMKLEEQATNEDEIFEVSGLKMLVDANSLPLIEGVIIDYVESMEASGFKFENPNASNSCGCGKSFSC, encoded by the coding sequence ATGATCAATATGACAGATAACGCAATCGCGGCGGTCAGCCGTTTCATTGCATCCTCGACCAAACCTGTCCTGGGGTTACGCATTCGTGTTGAAGGCGGAGGATGTTCCGGCTTTCAGTACGGTATGAAGCTGGAAGAGCAGGCAACCAATGAAGATGAGATTTTTGAAGTATCCGGATTGAAAATGCTGGTGGACGCAAACAGCCTGCCATTGATCGAGGGCGTGATCATCGATTATGTCGAATCCATGGAAGCCAGTGGCTTTAAGTTTGAAAACCCTAACGCCAGTAACAGTTGTGGATGCGGTAAATCGTTTTCCTGTTAA
- the nifU gene encoding Fe-S cluster assembly protein NifU — protein MWDYSEKVKEHFFDPRNAGAVEGANGIGDVGSLSCGDALRLTLKINPENEVIEAAGFQTFGCGSAIASSSALTEIIKGMTIDEALKVTNQDIADYLDGLPPEKMHCSVMGREALQAAVANYRGEEWSDDHEEGALICKCFAIDEVMIEETIRANHLSTVEEVTNYTKAGGGCAACHEGIEGVLAKVLAERGETFVPAGVGALPKRHKPAVAAAATGAMTSLQRIRKIEAVLDDVRPNLRRDGGDVELVEVMDKNIYVHLTGACSGCQMAALTLSGIQQKLMEALGEFVKVIPDSEMPVALAGV, from the coding sequence ATGTGGGATTATTCTGAAAAAGTTAAAGAGCATTTTTTTGATCCGAGAAATGCCGGCGCCGTTGAGGGTGCCAATGGAATTGGGGATGTGGGGTCATTAAGCTGCGGTGATGCTTTGCGGCTGACCCTGAAAATCAATCCCGAAAACGAAGTGATTGAGGCAGCCGGATTCCAGACATTTGGTTGTGGGTCGGCCATTGCTTCCTCTTCTGCGCTGACGGAGATCATCAAGGGCATGACGATCGATGAGGCACTCAAGGTGACCAATCAGGACATCGCCGACTATCTCGATGGTTTACCGCCGGAAAAAATGCATTGTTCGGTCATGGGACGCGAAGCTCTGCAGGCCGCCGTGGCCAATTATCGCGGCGAAGAGTGGAGCGACGATCACGAAGAAGGCGCATTGATTTGTAAGTGCTTTGCCATTGACGAAGTGATGATTGAGGAAACCATTCGCGCTAACCATCTTTCCACGGTCGAAGAAGTGACCAACTACACCAAAGCCGGTGGCGGTTGTGCAGCCTGCCACGAAGGCATTGAGGGAGTGCTGGCCAAAGTACTGGCAGAGCGCGGTGAAACCTTTGTACCGGCAGGTGTTGGAGCATTGCCAAAGCGTCATAAACCTGCTGTTGCAGCTGCCGCTACCGGTGCCATGACCAGTTTACAGCGCATCCGCAAAATCGAAGCGGTACTGGATGACGTTCGGCCCAATCTTCGCCGTGACGGTGGGGATGTGGAGTTGGTGGAAGTGATGGACAAAAACATCTACGTCCATCTCACCGGCGCTTGTAGTGGTTGTCAGATGGCGGCGCTGACCTTGAGCGGGATACAACAAAAGCTGATGGAAGCGCTGGGAGAGTTTGTGAAAGTGATTCCGGATTCTGAAATGCCTGTTGCGCTGGCGGGGGTGTAG